In a single window of the Sylvia atricapilla isolate bSylAtr1 chromosome 18, bSylAtr1.pri, whole genome shotgun sequence genome:
- the MYOCD gene encoding myocardin, with protein MNGVIKQDHKSAPAGNEEEKAPKEKPASEVRDGTKLQPPPFAERKNVLQLRLQQRRTREQLADQGIMPPLKSPSAFHEQRKSLERAKTEDYLKHKIRSRPERSDLVNMHILQDSAAEGSIQSTQMKLKRARLADDLNEKIALRPGPLELVEKNIIPVDSAVKEAIKGSQGGFPRQTDAFAFEEDSSNDGLSPERPRSRGSPGPAEQAPGSKAPEPAPAAPAGPPQDRPPSADGHAPDTAPGQGSQCDSPKQPAGQESPTLPVPSAVKSKSSSDSKNRHKKPKDTKPKVKKLKYHQYIPPDQKAEKSPPPMDSAYARLLQQQQLFLQLQILSQQQQQQQQQQQQHFNYPGMHQGQLKQSNEVKSSNSSSTSGNNTPLSPVKTTFSGQTCVSSIKPGPLPSNLDDLKVSELRQQLRIRGLPVSGTKTALMERLRPFQECSSNAVPNFSEITTVTFPVTPTSTLSTYQSQSSTSMLSNGFYHFGSTSSTPPISPASSDLSVSGSLPDTFNDGPMASPQFGLQPSPVHGSAEESLMSSMNGGSIQLELEGIDTEKDKMLVEKQKVINELTWKLQQEQRQVEELRMQLQKRKRSNGLEEKQQPAQHFFGVPIKQENTVSSCPFASKQMSLKGQAGSSDKLSNCGVPQVPHIVNSHCLEPAGQSTITSSTFLSPQCSPQHSPLGAAKSPQHISLPPSPNSHYLLPVSPEGRSASPPGSSCLRTAPMAAQSGQKFSISSPSFCKSSPALSEVKQPPPYEDAVKQQMTRSQQMDELLDVLIESGEIPANAKEDRSCLQKVPQIMVSTGNSGASVPKGSAPFEPVSFEHCPGSSDAHLEVLLNAHSPLGRVSEMALLKMGGEEPHYDGMMEGFSGKAADELLNSQEILQTPLSPMETQLSPSPAEGSGLQMSFTESPWETMEWLDLTPPSSATGFSSLTPAGPSIFNIDFLDVADLNLNTSMDLHLQQW; from the exons ACTGAAGATTATCTCAAGCACAAGATCAGAAGCAGGCCTGAGAGGTCAGACCTGGTCAATATGCACATTCTGCAAG ACTCGGCTGCAGAGGGCTCCATTCAGTCTACTCAAATGAAGCTGAAAAGAGCCCGACTGGCAGATGACCTCAATGAAAAGATCGCACTCAGACCAGGTCCTTTGGAGCTGGTGGAGAAGAATATTATTCCTGTGGACTCAGCTGTGAAAGAGGCCATAAAAG GCAGCCAGGGCGGCTTTCCCCGGCAGACCGACGCCTTCGCCTTCGAGGAGGACAGCAGCAACGACGGGCTGTCCCCGGAGCGGCCCCGCAGCCGCGGCTCCCCGGGCCCCGCCGAGCAGGCCCCCGGCTCCAAGGCCCCGGagccggcccccgccgccccaGCCGGGCCCCCACAG GATCGTCCCCCCAGTGCCGATGGGCACGCTCCGGACACtgccccggggcagggcagcCAGTGCGACAGCCCCAAGCAGCCAGCGGGGCAGGAGAGCCCGACGCTGCCGGTGCCCTCTGCTGTGAAG TCCAAATCATCCAGCGACAGCAAGAACCGTCACAAAAAGCCCAAAGACACCAAGCCCAAAGTGAAGAAGCTCAAGTACCACCAGTACATCCCTCCAGACCAAAAAGCAGAGAAGTCCCCTCCACCCATGGATTCTGCATATGCcagactgctccagcagcagcagctcttcctgcagctccagatcctcagccagcagcaacagcagcagcagcaacagcagcagcagcacttcaaCTACCCTGGGATGCACCAAGGACAGCTAAA GCAATCTAATGAGGTGAAAAGTTCAAATTCTTCATCAACTTCTGGCAACAACACCCCTCTTTCTCCAGTGAAAACCACCTTTTCAGGCCAGACTTGTGTCTCATCTATCAAGCCAGGCCCTCTGCCATCCAACTTGGATGATCTCAAA GTGtcagagctgaggcagcagctccgAATACGAGGCCTGCCCGTGTCGGGCACCAAAACAGCGCTGATGGAGCGGCTGCGGCCCTTCCAGGAGTGCAGCAGCAACGCCGTGCCAAACTTCAGCGAGATCACCACCGTCACCTTCCCTGTCACTCCAACCAGCACCCTGTCCACTTACCAGTCCCAGTCCTCCACCAGCATGTTATCAAACGGCTTCTATCACTTtggcagcaccagctccacCCCGCCCATCTCGCCCGCCTCCTCGGACCTCTCCGTGAGCGGCTCTTTGCCGGACACCTTCAACGACGGGCCCATGGCTTCTCCACAGTTCGGTCTGCAGCCATCGCCCGTTCATGGAAGCGCTGAGGAGAGCCTCATGAGCAGCATGAATGGAGGGAGcatccagctggagctggaaggaaTAGACACAGAGAAAGACAAGATGCTGGTGGAGAAGCAGAAGGTCATCAATGAACTGACGTGGAagctgcagcaagagcagaggCAGGTGGAAGAGCTGCGGATGCAGCTCCAGAAGCGAAAGAGAAGCAATGGCCttgaggagaagcagcagcctgctCAGCATTTCTTTGGTGTGCCCATCAAGCAAGAAAACACAGTGTCCAGCTGTCCATTTGCATCCAAACAAATGTCCCTGAAAGGCCAGGCCGGCAGCTCGGATAAGCTGAGTAACTGTGGGGTGCCGCAGGTGCCCCACATTGTAAATAGCCACTGCTTGGAGCCCGCCGGGCAGAGCACCATCACCTCCTCGACATTCCTGAGCCCGCAGTGCTCTCCCCAGCACTCTCCCCTGGGGGCTGCAAAGAGCCCTCAGCACATCAGCCTGCCACCGTCCCCCAACAGCCACTACCTGCTGCCGGTGTCCCCCGAGGGCCGCAGCGCGTCCCCGccgggcagcagctgcctccgCACGGCGCCG ATGGCTGCGCAGTCAGGCCAAAAGTTTTCTATTTCATCCCCAAGTTTTTGTAAGTCAAGCCCAGCCCTGTCAGAGGTAAAGCAGCCTCCACCCTATGAGGATGCAGTGAAGCAG CAGATGACACGAAGTCAGCAGATGGACGAGCTCCTGGACGTGCTGATTGAGAGTGGAG AAATTCCAGCCAACGCCAAGGAGGATCgctcctgcctgcagaaagTACCTCAGATAATGGTGTCTACGGGGAACTCCGGTGCCTCTGTCCCCAAGGGCTCCGCCCCGTTCGAGCCCGTGTCCTTCGAGCACTGCCCGGGCAGCAGCGACGCGCACCTGGAGGTGCTGCTCAATGCCCACAGCCCCCTGGGCAGGGTCAGCGAGATGGCCCTGCTGAAGATGGGCGGAGAGGAGCCCCACTACGATGGCATGATGGAGGGGTTCTCCGGGAAAGCCGCGGATGAACTGCTCAACTCCCAGGAGATTTTACAGACTCCTCTGTCGCCCATGGAAACGCAGctgtccccttcccctgccGAAGGCTCCGGTTTACAAATGAGTTTCACTGAGTCTCCGTGGGAAACAATGGAGTGGCTGGACCTCACCCCCCCCAGCTCGGCCACCGGCTTCAGCTCGCTCACCCCCGCGGGCCCCAGCATCTTCAACATCGATTTCCTGGATGTCGCCGACCTCAACCTCAACACCAGCATGGacctgcacctgcagcagtggTGA